The following coding sequences are from one Hymenobacter sp. DG25A window:
- a CDS encoding carboxypeptidase-like regulatory domain-containing protein, whose product MLLPALAFAQNDRIAGRIVDAKTKEPIAFASVNLKEEQTGALSNEYGFFQLPMPQKGPLDSLIIMALGFERKAILVKRGTNMDELIIEVPKRNIVLQNVTVTAGKMKALELGSRSNTPGSGMIQGQPGSQYAFWVKNEKGRKLGMIRSVSFYISESGFPREPFRVRIYAPDGNYSSPNTDLLTDNVVVSAPGGGQWYTIDLTSYNIPAPEEGFYVAMEWIVSGDKFYTTNFMDSYTPYGQILRPTFEFKESRTWTYSMGRGWTLITLANNGMRYNAMIKAEVDMYK is encoded by the coding sequence GTGCTGCTGCCAGCTCTGGCTTTTGCCCAGAACGACCGGATTGCCGGCCGGATAGTAGACGCCAAGACCAAGGAGCCGATTGCCTTTGCCTCGGTTAACCTGAAGGAAGAGCAGACGGGCGCTCTGTCCAACGAGTATGGCTTCTTCCAGCTGCCCATGCCGCAGAAAGGCCCGCTCGACTCGCTGATCATCATGGCCCTGGGCTTTGAGCGCAAAGCCATTCTGGTGAAGCGCGGCACCAACATGGACGAGCTCATTATTGAGGTACCCAAGCGCAACATTGTACTGCAAAACGTTACCGTAACGGCCGGTAAGATGAAGGCGCTGGAACTGGGTTCCCGCTCCAACACGCCCGGCTCCGGCATGATTCAGGGCCAGCCCGGCAGCCAGTATGCTTTCTGGGTGAAGAATGAGAAAGGCCGCAAGCTGGGCATGATTCGGTCGGTGTCCTTCTACATCAGTGAAAGCGGCTTTCCGCGGGAGCCTTTCCGTGTGCGCATCTACGCCCCTGATGGCAACTATAGCTCCCCCAACACCGACCTGCTCACGGACAACGTGGTAGTATCGGCCCCCGGCGGTGGCCAGTGGTACACTATCGACCTGACCTCTTATAATATACCAGCACCAGAAGAAGGCTTCTACGTAGCCATGGAGTGGATTGTGAGCGGTGACAAATTCTACACCACCAACTTTATGGACTCCTACACGCCCTACGGGCAGATCCTGCGTCCTACCTTCGAATTCAAGGAAAGCCGCACCTGGACCTACAGCATGGGCCGGGGCTGGACCCTGATTACCCTGGCCAACAACGGCATGCGCTACAATGCCATGATTAAGGCCGAAGTAGACATGTATAAGTAA
- the selD gene encoding selenide, water dikinase SelD, with protein sequence MTPENATAADAIRLTQYSHGAGCGCKIAPKVLDQILHTSIAQPHDDKLLVGNSSRDDAAVYDIGNGQALISTTDFFMPIVDDAYDFGRIASANAISDVYAMGGRPVLAIAVLGWPIDKLAPEVARRVIEGSRSICLEAGIPLAGGHSIDSPEPIFGLAVTGMLDIKNLKRNDTATAGCELFLTKPLGVGMLTTAQKRGILRPEHEQIAPQSMMHLNKIGEDLGKLSAVTAMTDVTGFGLLGHLSEVCEGSNLTAEIDFGKVPLIREAEEYRAQKSIPGGTVRNWDSYGHKVGLITDEQRNWLCDPQTSGGLLVCVAPEGRAAVQEVFARHGLQLEAFGALRPHTANEPWILVR encoded by the coding sequence ATGACTCCTGAAAACGCCACTGCCGCCGACGCTATCCGCCTGACCCAATACAGCCACGGGGCCGGCTGCGGCTGCAAAATCGCGCCCAAAGTCCTCGACCAGATCCTGCACACCAGCATTGCCCAGCCCCACGACGACAAGCTGCTGGTGGGTAACAGCTCCCGCGACGATGCCGCCGTGTACGACATCGGCAACGGGCAGGCGCTTATCAGTACCACTGACTTTTTCATGCCCATCGTAGACGACGCCTACGATTTTGGGCGCATTGCTTCCGCCAACGCCATTTCCGACGTGTACGCCATGGGCGGCCGCCCCGTGCTGGCTATTGCTGTGCTGGGCTGGCCCATTGATAAGCTGGCGCCGGAAGTGGCCCGCCGCGTAATTGAAGGCAGCCGTAGCATTTGCTTGGAAGCCGGCATTCCGCTGGCCGGCGGCCACAGCATCGACTCGCCCGAGCCCATCTTCGGGCTGGCCGTTACGGGCATGCTCGACATCAAAAACCTGAAGCGCAACGACACCGCCACCGCGGGCTGCGAGCTGTTCCTGACCAAGCCCCTGGGCGTAGGTATGCTGACCACGGCCCAGAAGCGCGGCATTCTGCGCCCCGAGCACGAGCAGATTGCTCCCCAAAGCATGATGCACCTCAATAAAATTGGGGAAGACCTGGGCAAGCTCTCTGCGGTAACGGCCATGACGGACGTAACCGGTTTTGGCCTGCTGGGCCACCTAAGCGAAGTTTGCGAAGGCAGTAACCTGACCGCCGAAATTGATTTCGGCAAAGTGCCCCTTATTCGGGAAGCCGAGGAATACCGGGCCCAGAAGTCTATTCCGGGCGGCACGGTGCGCAACTGGGACAGCTACGGCCACAAAGTAGGCCTCATCACCGATGAGCAGCGTAACTGGCTCTGTGACCCGCAAACGTCCGGTGGCCTGTTGGTGTGCGTAGCGCCGGAAGGCCGCGCGGCCGTGCAGGAAGTATTTGCCCGTCACGGGTTGCAGCTGGAAGCCTTCGGTGCGCTCCGCCCCCACACGGCCAATGAGCCCTGGATTTTGGTGCGCTAA
- a CDS encoding bifunctional UDP-N-acetylmuramoyl-tripeptide:D-alanyl-D-alanine ligase/alanine racemase has protein sequence MLLFSHLPDITGGTLLPTPAALHRPVQHLLLDSRHVGVAAGALFFAIRGAQHNGHRYLPDLYQQGVRQFVVDRAEEIPQGLEAYPEACFLLVADSLLALQTVAAHHRLQFHVPVVGITGSNGKTIVKEWLAQMLSPDELICKSPRSYNSQVGVPLSVWELNSTHTFGIFEAGISERGEMERLARVIQPTLGIFTNLGTAHDAGFTSATEKAREKMRLFAGVDTLFYCRDHALVHAIAQEVLDESRTFTWSRQHPQQAHVAVTVAEASADRTVVHVALDRPLPQEYTFTVPFADEPSLENALHVLTVLLWLQVPATEIQHRLDRLHPVAMRLEMKQALNDCYILDDTYNNDLAGLSLALDMLARQPRRGRRSLILSDLLESGLPAAELYARVATQLATHGVERLLGVGPDISAHAEVFQDIDKEFFADTEAFLTQVRPEQFRHETILVKGARRFGFERIVSAFQQKIHGTVLEVNFDALVHNLNFYRTRLQPGTKLMVMVKAFAYGSGSYEVANLLQFHRADYLAVAYTDEGVELREQGISLPLMVMNPSPDSFQKMHQYHLEPEIYSFEVLQQYLAVAAEQPLPAIHLKLDTGMRRLGFAEEDMPQLCALLRANADRLRVASALTHLAGADEEQHNSFSQQQLAAFSRMTPLVEAALGYSIIKHALNSAGILRFPQAHFDMVRLGIGLYGVEATGQEQEALRPVSTLRTTVSQVKTLAAGQTVGYGRRGSATAHDRRIATLAIGYADGYDRRFGNGGGEVVIRGQRAPIVGNVCMDMCMADVTHITGAQAGDTAEVFGPGITLSELATRIGTIPYELLTNVSERVKRVFFAE, from the coding sequence ATGCTGCTATTCTCCCACCTGCCCGATATTACCGGCGGTACGTTGCTGCCAACGCCCGCCGCTCTGCACCGCCCCGTGCAACACCTGCTGCTGGATAGCCGGCACGTGGGCGTAGCGGCCGGGGCGCTGTTCTTTGCTATTCGGGGTGCCCAGCACAATGGACACCGTTACCTGCCGGACCTGTATCAGCAGGGCGTGCGCCAGTTTGTGGTAGACCGCGCCGAAGAAATTCCCCAGGGCCTGGAAGCCTACCCGGAAGCCTGCTTTTTGCTGGTAGCCGATAGCCTGCTGGCCCTGCAGACCGTAGCAGCGCATCACCGCCTGCAATTCCACGTGCCCGTGGTAGGCATTACGGGTTCCAATGGCAAAACCATTGTGAAAGAATGGCTGGCCCAGATGCTGAGCCCCGATGAGCTGATCTGCAAAAGCCCGCGCAGCTATAACTCCCAGGTAGGCGTGCCCTTGAGCGTATGGGAGCTGAACAGCACCCACACTTTTGGTATTTTTGAAGCCGGTATTTCCGAGCGGGGAGAGATGGAACGGCTGGCCCGCGTAATTCAGCCCACACTGGGTATTTTCACCAACCTGGGCACCGCGCACGATGCCGGCTTTACCTCCGCCACCGAGAAAGCGCGGGAGAAAATGCGCCTTTTTGCCGGCGTCGATACGCTGTTCTACTGCCGCGACCACGCCCTGGTGCATGCAATAGCGCAGGAAGTGCTGGATGAGTCCCGCACGTTTACCTGGAGCCGACAGCACCCGCAGCAGGCCCACGTAGCCGTTACCGTAGCCGAAGCCAGCGCCGACCGCACCGTGGTGCACGTAGCGCTGGACCGCCCCCTGCCGCAGGAATACACCTTCACGGTGCCCTTCGCCGACGAGCCTTCCCTGGAAAATGCGCTGCACGTGCTTACCGTACTGCTCTGGCTGCAGGTGCCGGCCACCGAAATTCAGCACCGTCTGGATAGGCTGCACCCCGTGGCCATGCGCCTGGAAATGAAGCAGGCCCTGAACGACTGCTACATTCTGGATGACACCTATAACAACGACTTAGCCGGCCTCTCGCTGGCGCTGGATATGCTGGCCCGCCAGCCGCGACGGGGCCGCCGCAGCCTGATCCTGTCTGATTTACTGGAATCCGGGCTGCCGGCGGCGGAACTATACGCCCGTGTGGCCACGCAGCTGGCCACGCACGGCGTAGAGCGCCTGTTGGGCGTAGGACCCGATATCAGTGCCCACGCCGAGGTTTTTCAGGATATAGACAAAGAGTTTTTTGCGGATACTGAAGCGTTCCTGACGCAGGTGCGACCCGAGCAGTTTCGCCACGAAACCATTCTGGTGAAAGGCGCCCGCCGGTTCGGCTTTGAGCGGATTGTGTCCGCGTTTCAGCAGAAAATCCACGGCACGGTGCTGGAAGTGAATTTTGATGCCCTGGTGCACAACCTCAACTTTTACCGCACGCGCCTGCAGCCCGGCACTAAGCTCATGGTGATGGTAAAGGCCTTTGCCTACGGCAGCGGCAGCTACGAAGTGGCCAATCTGCTGCAGTTCCACCGCGCCGATTACCTGGCCGTGGCTTACACCGATGAAGGCGTGGAGCTGCGCGAGCAAGGCATCAGCCTGCCGCTGATGGTCATGAACCCCTCGCCCGACAGCTTCCAAAAGATGCACCAGTACCATCTGGAGCCCGAAATCTACTCGTTTGAGGTGTTGCAGCAGTACTTGGCCGTAGCCGCCGAACAGCCGCTGCCGGCCATTCACTTAAAGCTGGATACCGGCATGCGCCGCCTGGGTTTTGCCGAGGAAGATATGCCGCAGCTGTGCGCCCTGCTGCGCGCCAACGCCGACCGGCTGCGCGTAGCCAGCGCCCTCACGCACCTGGCCGGCGCCGATGAGGAGCAGCACAATAGCTTCTCGCAGCAGCAGCTGGCAGCCTTTAGCCGTATGACGCCGCTGGTAGAAGCGGCGCTGGGCTATTCCATCATCAAACACGCCCTCAACTCAGCCGGCATTCTGCGCTTCCCGCAGGCCCATTTCGATATGGTACGGCTGGGCATCGGGCTGTATGGGGTAGAGGCCACCGGGCAGGAGCAGGAAGCGCTGCGGCCCGTGAGTACGCTGCGCACCACCGTATCCCAGGTGAAAACGCTGGCGGCGGGGCAAACGGTGGGGTATGGCCGGCGCGGCTCAGCTACCGCCCACGACCGCCGCATCGCCACCCTAGCTATCGGCTACGCCGATGGCTACGACCGGCGCTTCGGGAACGGAGGCGGAGAGGTGGTTATCCGTGGGCAACGGGCGCCTATTGTCGGCAATGTGTGTATGGATATGTGCATGGCCGACGTCACCCACATTACCGGCGCCCAGGCCGGCGACACGGCCGAGGTATTTGGTCCAGGCATCACGCTTTCCGAGTTGGCCACCCGCATCGGCACCATTCCTTACGAGTTGCTGACCAACGTAAGTGAGCGGGTGAAAAGAGTGTTTTTTGCTGAGTAA
- a CDS encoding carboxypeptidase-like regulatory domain-containing protein, whose translation MLQRILTFIAIILLFPALAQAQENRITGRIVDQKTKEPVPFSAIGLKEEQSGALTNEYGFFQIAMPEKNEQDSLIVQALGFFRKAVAVKRGAKMEDITIEVTKRVIELGEVKVQGGKIKDLALGARSSTPGEGMIQGQPGSQYAFFVKNEKGKHLGMIRSVSFYIGEHGFPQEPFRVRIYKPDGNYNSPNTDLLTDNVVVSAPGGGQWYTIDLTQYNIPAPDEGFFVAMEWVVSGDKFYTTNFSDNYTPYGQIMRPTFEFKESRTWSYSIGKGWSLITLVNNGKFYNAMIKAEVDAYK comes from the coding sequence ATGCTTCAACGTATACTCACTTTCATTGCTATTATCCTTCTGTTTCCGGCCCTGGCGCAGGCGCAGGAAAACCGCATCACCGGCCGCATTGTAGATCAGAAAACCAAAGAGCCGGTTCCTTTTTCGGCCATTGGTCTGAAAGAGGAGCAATCCGGAGCCCTCACCAACGAATATGGCTTCTTCCAGATAGCCATGCCCGAGAAAAACGAGCAGGACTCCCTGATTGTTCAGGCGCTGGGCTTCTTTCGCAAAGCCGTGGCCGTAAAGCGCGGCGCCAAGATGGAAGACATCACCATTGAAGTGACCAAGCGTGTGATTGAGTTGGGCGAGGTAAAAGTGCAGGGTGGTAAAATCAAGGATCTGGCTTTGGGTGCCCGCTCCTCTACCCCCGGTGAAGGCATGATTCAGGGCCAGCCCGGCAGCCAGTATGCCTTCTTCGTGAAGAATGAGAAGGGTAAGCATCTGGGCATGATTCGCTCGGTGTCCTTCTACATCGGGGAGCACGGCTTCCCGCAGGAGCCTTTCCGGGTGCGCATCTACAAGCCCGACGGCAACTACAACTCCCCCAACACCGACCTGCTGACGGACAACGTGGTAGTATCGGCCCCCGGCGGCGGCCAGTGGTATACTATCGACCTGACCCAATACAACATTCCCGCCCCTGACGAAGGATTCTTCGTGGCCATGGAATGGGTAGTGAGCGGCGACAAGTTCTACACCACCAACTTCTCCGATAACTACACGCCCTACGGCCAGATTATGCGCCCCACGTTCGAGTTCAAAGAGAGCCGCACCTGGAGCTATAGCATCGGCAAGGGCTGGAGCCTGATTACCCTGGTAAATAATGGCAAGTTTTACAATGCCATGATTAAGGCCGAGGTAGACGCTTATAAATAA
- the feoB gene encoding ferrous iron transport protein B, which yields MAGPELITSRAGAALSAAALETSAPRLPGSLTRIALIGNPNSGKSSLFNQLTGLNQKVGNFPGVTVDRKTGVAQITPGMRAEIIDLPGTYSLYPKSLDEKVITDLLYDRTSKQYPDFVVVTVDASNLRRNLLLFTQLADLGLPIVLSLNMMDVAAQHGVAIDVAALQEELGVPVIPMNARNGIGVAALKIVMAQQLAAPTIHFYEPEEDLLPMIRQIRYYFNLHNDYLALHYAHQFRHISFLSADDKTYIGELVQKYGFEVTPRQAQETIARYARINDILLNTVSVTRTEKEEPYSNRLDRVLTHRVWGYLIFFGVLFMMFQAVFAWASYPMELIDQSIALINGLIQTNFKGPLINLLTEGVLAGLGGVLMFVPQIALLFAFIAVLEETGYMARVTFMMDRIMRKFGLNGKSVVPLISGVACAVPAIMSARTIENWKDRMITIFVTPLMSCSARIPVYTVLIGLVVPDRAVLGIFNLQGFVLMGLYLLGFFAAIFSALGLKFLLKTKERSYFIMEFPVYRWPRWKNVGITIVEKVKTFVFQAGKVIVAISVLLWVLASFGPGQSLERAETQARQQGVAQGLTAEETDINVASARLENSYAGVFGRNMEPAIRPLGFDWKIGIALLTSFAAREVFVGTISTIYSVGQDADMRTVQQKLALAKDTEGQPFFTPARAVSLLVFYVFAMQCMSTLATTYRETKGWKWPMMQLVYMTGLAYFSSLLVYQLMK from the coding sequence ATGGCAGGTCCAGAACTGATTACCAGCCGGGCCGGAGCGGCGCTTTCAGCGGCCGCGCTGGAAACCTCTGCGCCCCGTCTGCCGGGCTCCCTTACGCGCATTGCCCTCATTGGCAACCCCAACTCCGGCAAGTCCTCGCTGTTCAACCAGCTCACCGGGCTTAATCAGAAGGTAGGCAACTTTCCCGGCGTTACGGTAGACCGCAAAACCGGCGTAGCGCAGATTACGCCCGGCATGCGCGCCGAAATTATTGACCTGCCCGGCACCTACTCGCTCTACCCCAAGAGCCTGGATGAAAAGGTCATCACCGACCTGCTCTACGACCGGACCTCGAAGCAGTACCCGGATTTTGTGGTGGTAACGGTAGATGCCTCCAACCTGCGCCGCAACCTGTTGCTGTTTACCCAGCTGGCTGATCTGGGCCTGCCCATTGTGCTGTCGTTGAACATGATGGACGTGGCCGCCCAGCACGGTGTTGCCATTGATGTAGCTGCCCTGCAGGAAGAGCTGGGCGTGCCCGTTATTCCCATGAATGCCCGCAACGGCATTGGCGTAGCGGCCCTTAAAATTGTGATGGCGCAGCAATTGGCCGCGCCCACCATACACTTCTACGAGCCCGAGGAAGACCTGCTGCCGATGATCCGGCAGATCCGCTACTACTTCAACCTGCACAACGACTACCTGGCGCTGCACTACGCGCACCAGTTCCGGCATATCAGCTTCCTTTCTGCTGACGATAAGACGTACATCGGGGAACTGGTGCAGAAGTATGGGTTTGAGGTCACACCGCGCCAGGCGCAGGAAACCATTGCCCGCTACGCCCGCATCAACGACATCCTGCTGAACACGGTATCCGTGACGCGCACGGAAAAGGAGGAGCCCTACAGCAACCGCCTCGACCGGGTACTCACGCACCGCGTGTGGGGCTACCTGATCTTCTTCGGGGTGCTGTTTATGATGTTTCAGGCTGTATTTGCCTGGGCCAGCTACCCCATGGAGCTCATTGACCAGAGCATAGCGCTCATCAACGGGCTTATCCAAACAAACTTTAAAGGCCCGCTCATCAACCTGCTGACGGAAGGCGTGCTGGCCGGCCTGGGCGGGGTGCTGATGTTTGTGCCCCAGATTGCCCTGCTCTTCGCCTTTATTGCCGTGCTGGAAGAAACCGGCTATATGGCCCGCGTCACGTTCATGATGGACCGCATCATGCGCAAGTTCGGGCTGAACGGCAAGAGCGTGGTGCCGCTGATTTCGGGCGTGGCCTGCGCTGTGCCGGCCATTATGAGCGCGCGCACCATTGAGAACTGGAAAGACCGGATGATTACCATCTTCGTCACGCCGCTCATGTCCTGCTCGGCGCGCATTCCGGTGTACACCGTGCTCATCGGGCTGGTAGTGCCCGACCGGGCGGTGCTGGGCATATTTAACCTGCAGGGGTTTGTATTGATGGGGCTGTACCTGCTGGGCTTCTTCGCGGCTATTTTCTCGGCGCTGGGTTTGAAGTTTCTATTGAAGACCAAGGAGCGGAGCTACTTCATCATGGAGTTTCCGGTGTACCGCTGGCCGCGCTGGAAAAACGTGGGCATTACCATCGTAGAGAAAGTAAAGACCTTCGTATTTCAGGCCGGTAAGGTGATTGTGGCCATTTCGGTGCTGCTGTGGGTGCTGGCATCTTTCGGCCCGGGCCAGTCGCTGGAGCGCGCCGAAACCCAAGCCCGTCAGCAAGGGGTGGCCCAAGGCCTCACTGCTGAAGAAACCGACATCAACGTAGCCTCCGCCCGCCTGGAAAACTCCTACGCCGGCGTATTCGGCCGTAACATGGAGCCCGCCATCCGCCCCCTGGGCTTCGACTGGAAAATTGGTATTGCGCTGCTTACTTCCTTTGCCGCCCGCGAGGTGTTCGTGGGTACTATCTCCACCATTTACAGTGTGGGGCAGGATGCGGACATGCGCACCGTGCAACAAAAACTGGCTTTGGCCAAAGATACCGAGGGGCAGCCGTTCTTCACGCCTGCCCGGGCCGTGTCACTGCTGGTTTTCTATGTGTTTGCCATGCAGTGCATGAGCACGCTGGCTACCACCTACCGCGAAACCAAAGGCTGGAAATGGCCCATGATGCAACTGGTGTACATGACGGGGCTGGCCTATTTCTCCTCGCTGCTGGTGTACCAGTTGATGAAGTAA
- a CDS encoding OmpA family protein codes for MYKSILTAAAMVAVLSSCDNMKNKAEHDELTEASTDTAVVARTGETAGAAMSDTVDADNWDVDANMPDVTTYTEVKNPKVKVRANDTYKVYDVDETVLFDTDKATLRASAKDALEEVAGSIKQRFSGKKVRVVGYTDARAGQEYNKDLGRERAEAVKNWLVQNGNIAAENIAVQSMGEKEPTASNATAAGRQQNRRVEIVVATK; via the coding sequence ATGTATAAGTCCATTCTTACGGCTGCGGCCATGGTTGCAGTACTCTCGTCTTGTGATAATATGAAGAACAAGGCCGAGCACGATGAGCTAACCGAGGCCAGCACCGACACCGCCGTGGTAGCCCGCACTGGCGAAACAGCCGGAGCCGCCATGTCCGATACCGTGGATGCTGACAACTGGGATGTGGATGCCAATATGCCTGATGTAACGACCTATACGGAGGTAAAAAACCCGAAAGTGAAAGTGCGGGCCAACGACACGTATAAAGTGTACGATGTGGATGAAACGGTGCTTTTCGATACCGATAAAGCCACCCTCCGCGCTTCAGCGAAAGATGCTCTGGAAGAAGTAGCCGGTTCTATTAAACAGCGCTTCAGCGGGAAGAAAGTGCGCGTAGTAGGCTACACCGATGCCCGCGCTGGTCAGGAATACAACAAGGACCTGGGCCGGGAGCGGGCCGAGGCAGTAAAAAACTGGCTAGTACAAAATGGCAACATTGCCGCCGAAAACATTGCGGTACAGTCTATGGGCGAGAAAGAGCCCACTGCAAGCAATGCCACGGCCGCTGGCCGGCAACAGAACCGTCGGGTAGAAATTGTGGTAGCCACCAAGTAG
- a CDS encoding SAM-dependent methyltransferase, which produces MPGTLYLIPTVLAEDTATQVLPPQVAERVAALSYFLVENARTARRFIKQVAPQHVIEELRISVIDKDSSEAQIQAALKLVLAGQDAGVISEAGCPGIADPGAELARAAHQLGIKVVPLVGPSSLLLALMASGMNGQSFAFHGYLPIDRSRRSAAIKQLERVALAQKQTQLFIETPYRNMQMLEDLLTQLTGTTRLCIAANLTAPNELVRTNTVAGWRKAGIPDIHKQPAVFLVGM; this is translated from the coding sequence ATGCCCGGCACGCTCTACCTCATTCCCACCGTTTTAGCCGAGGACACGGCCACGCAGGTACTGCCCCCGCAGGTGGCCGAGCGGGTAGCGGCGCTGTCGTATTTTCTGGTGGAGAATGCGCGAACGGCCCGGCGCTTTATCAAGCAGGTGGCGCCCCAGCACGTGATAGAGGAGCTGCGCATTTCGGTGATTGATAAAGACAGCTCCGAGGCGCAGATTCAGGCGGCACTGAAGCTGGTGCTGGCCGGGCAGGACGCGGGCGTGATTTCCGAAGCGGGCTGCCCCGGCATTGCCGACCCCGGCGCGGAACTGGCCCGGGCAGCGCACCAACTGGGCATTAAAGTAGTACCGCTGGTGGGCCCATCCTCCCTCCTATTGGCCCTGATGGCCTCCGGCATGAATGGGCAAAGCTTTGCGTTTCACGGCTACCTGCCCATTGACCGTAGCCGGCGTAGTGCGGCTATTAAGCAGCTGGAGCGCGTGGCCTTGGCCCAAAAGCAAACCCAGCTGTTTATTGAAACGCCCTACCGGAACATGCAAATGCTGGAGGATTTACTTACCCAGTTGACCGGCACCACCCGCCTCTGCATTGCCGCCAACCTAACCGCCCCCAACGAGCTTGTGCGCACCAACACCGTAGCCGGCTGGCGCAAAGCCGGAATACCCGATATCCACAAGCAACCGGCCGTATTTCTGGTAGGAATGTAG
- a CDS encoding alpha/beta fold hydrolase has product MLQLHYREMGQGKPLVILHGLFGTLDNWQTLARRWAEAGHRVIVVDLRNHGRSPHTPEHSYELMSQDVLGLFDQLQLGPDTTLLGHSMGGKVAMRFALDHPDRLANLVVVDIAPRLSDMNHQDDIITGLNSLPLATLQSRQEADTALAQYIPQPDVRQFLLKNLYRREDNTFAWRQNLEVLTAQMPAVGAEISSTQPFLKPALFIRGGRSNYISTEDKLYGIPALFPNSQVETIVDAGHWVHAEKPDEVFALVKAFIEQ; this is encoded by the coding sequence ATGCTGCAACTTCATTACCGCGAAATGGGCCAGGGCAAGCCGCTGGTCATTCTGCACGGCTTGTTTGGCACCCTGGATAACTGGCAAACCCTGGCCCGCCGCTGGGCCGAGGCCGGGCACCGCGTTATCGTAGTAGACCTGCGCAACCATGGCCGCTCGCCCCACACCCCGGAACATAGCTATGAGCTGATGAGCCAGGACGTGCTGGGCTTGTTTGACCAACTACAGTTGGGCCCCGATACCACGCTGCTGGGCCACAGCATGGGCGGCAAAGTAGCCATGCGCTTTGCCCTGGACCACCCCGACCGGCTCGCCAACCTAGTGGTAGTAGATATTGCGCCGCGTCTTTCGGACATGAATCATCAGGACGACATCATCACCGGCCTGAATTCCTTGCCTCTGGCCACCCTGCAAAGCCGCCAGGAAGCTGATACGGCCCTGGCCCAGTACATTCCCCAACCCGATGTACGCCAGTTTCTCCTCAAAAATCTGTACCGCCGCGAGGATAACACGTTTGCCTGGCGCCAGAACCTGGAAGTGCTAACCGCGCAAATGCCGGCCGTAGGGGCGGAAATCAGCAGCACGCAGCCCTTCCTGAAGCCGGCATTGTTTATCCGCGGTGGCCGGTCGAACTACATTTCGACTGAAGACAAGCTCTATGGCATTCCGGCGCTGTTCCCCAACTCCCAGGTAGAAACCATAGTAGATGCCGGCCACTGGGTACACGCCGAAAAACCCGACGAAGTGTTTGCGCTGGTAAAAGCGTTTATCGAACAGTAG
- a CDS encoding FeoA family protein: MKDLRMGEAGTICCLNDPEMALKLLEMGCIPGTQVRLNSRAPLGCPITLLVGEGEDYTLSLRVSEAATILLKD; the protein is encoded by the coding sequence GTGAAAGACCTTCGCATGGGCGAAGCCGGAACGATTTGCTGCCTCAACGATCCGGAAATGGCGTTGAAGCTGCTGGAAATGGGCTGCATCCCGGGCACGCAGGTGCGCCTGAACAGCCGCGCCCCCCTGGGCTGCCCCATTACACTGCTGGTAGGCGAAGGCGAGGATTATACCCTTTCCCTGCGGGTGAGCGAGGCAGCCACCATCCTGCTGAAAGACTAG